DNA sequence from the Sulfurimonas sp. HSL3-1 genome:
CAGCTCCGGCAACCACTCCCAGTTCTACCTCCAGTCCGCCAAAGTACTCGAGGACCCGAAAACGGCCATGAAGCTGGCCAACGCCCTGGCCGACCAGATCAAAGCCAGCGGCGTAAAGATCGATACCGTATGCTCCCCGGCGATCGGTGGGCTTATTGCCGGTTTCGCACTCGCTCAGGCCCTGGATGCCCGCTACATCTTCACCGAGCGCGTCGGCGGCGAGATGACACTGCGCCGCGGCTTTGACGTCAAAGAGGGTGAAACCATCCTCGTCTGCGAAGACATCATCACGACTGGCGGTTCGGCGATGGAAGCGGCCGCCGCGGTCGAAGGGCTCGGCGCGAAGGTCGTTGCCTTCGCCGCCCTGGCCAACCGCGGTTTCTGCCGCCGCGAGCACAGCAGCATCGAAGCCAAGCCCAGCTGCAAACTCCCCGGCGATCTCCCCTTCTTCGCCCTGGCGGATTTCGATTTCGAGATGTACGCCCCCGAGGAGTGCCCGATGTGCAAGGCGGGCAGCGAAGCGATCAAACCCGGTTCCCGCGGGAACTGATCGCCCCTCTTCTTGCGCGGAAATTTCTTTTTCCGCGGCCACAAAAAAAAGCTTTATTTAAGCCCTTTTCTGCTCCTATATAGAAAAATATATAATAAATAATTATTATACTTCACACTGTGAATAACCTGTGTATTTTTTCATCGATCTACCGTGGGGTATTTTGAGAACAAGGGCCGACGATGTGTTCAAAAAAGCGACTGGAATACACCCTTTAACCGGATGGTTCCGGCACGGAACTGCTTACTTATTATCACCGTATCGTTTCTGTCTTGATTGATGAAGGAGAGTGTTCGCGGAGGAAGAGTTGCGTCACAACGGTTGTGACGAAGTTTTCATCGGCACATCGCGTCATACAAGCGGTGTTGTTGCTGTTGATTAGAAGCCTTCGGCGGTGCTTTGCACAACGCCTGCGGTTTTCCCTGAAGGAATTCCTTTGGTCACGTTCGCGAAACGACAAGCAGTTGGCTCTATCGATTAGAAGCCTCGCTGCTCACTACGTTCGACACGCTCGGTTTCGTTCGGGCAAGCGTGACGTTCAGTCACCCTTGCTTGTCCGAACTCACATCACAAAGATGGTCGGGGTGATAAGGGGGTACTTTTTCATTTTGCGATAGATATGCTTGCGGACGACCTGGCGCAGATCGTTCTCCATCGCTTTGGGGTTTTCGATGATCCCCGGCTTGAGATTAGTCAGGAAGTGTTCCAGGACATCTTCCATCTCCTGGGCAAACGCTTTGTCCTGCTTGTCCGGCACCAAACCGAAACTGCTGACCTTCGGCTTGGAGATCAGGTGCGAATCCGCTTTGCTGACCTGGGCAACGATCATGACCATCCCCTCCGTTGCCATCTTCTGGCGGTCGATGACGATGTCGTCTTCGATCAGGTTGTTGCTCTGGTTGTCGATGTAGGTCTTGCCTGATTTGACGGTTTTGACCTTGCGCATATACTTCGGCGTCACTTCGACACACTCGCCGTCGCTCATCAGATGGATGTTGCGCTCCGGAACCCCGCAGGCGATTCCCGTCTCTCTGTGGCGCATAACGTGGTTGTATTCGCCGTGGATCGGCAGGAAGAATTTCGGCTGCACCAGACGCAGCATCAGCTTCTGCTCTTCCGCCCCGCCGTGACCGGAGACGTGCAGATCGCGATCGCGAGCCACTTTGGCCCCGGCGCGCTCAAGGTGGTTGAGCATCTGCGAAATGGAGCCCTCGTTGCCCGGGATCGCCCGGGAGGAGAGGATGATCAGGTCGCCCGGCTTGATCTTGATGTGGCGGTGCTCGCCGATGGCCGTTCTGAACAGTGCCGAGTTCGGCTCTCCCTGCGAACCCGTGGTGATGATGAGGACGTCCTTGTCGTTCATCCGGCTGACGTCATCCGCATCGACGAAGATGTTTTTGGGCAGCTTGATGTACTCGTACTGCATCGCCACTTCGAGGTTGCGCTCCATGGAACGGCCGATGACGCAGACCTTACGCCCGTACTTGATACCCGCCTGGATCGCCTGGAAGACGCGGTGGATGTTCGAGCTGAACGTCGAGAGGATAATGCGCCCTTTCGTTTTCGAGAAGACGCGGTCCAGCGCCGGGGCGACCGTCAGTTCGCTCGGCGTGATCTCTTTGTTGTACGAGTTCGTCGAATCCGACAGGAGTGCCAGGACGCCCTGACTGCCATAGTGCGCCAGGCGGTGCAGGTCTGCCGGGAATCCGTCAACAGGCGTATGGTCGATTTTGTAGTCACCCGTATGGATGACCGTTCCCGCCTCTGTCGTCACCGCGATAGAAGAGGAGTCGATGATGGAGTGGGTCATGTGCATCCACTCGACCTGGAAATCGTTCCCGATCTGGTATACGACGCGCTTCTCGATCGGGCGGAAGTAGCGGCGGAACTCTTTGAGATGGTGTTCGTCGAACTTGTTGCCGATCATCGCCAGCGGAAGCGCCGTACCGTACAGCGGGAACTGCATCTCTTTGTAGAGGTATGGGACCGCACCGATATGGTCTTCGTGGGCGTGGGTAATGATGACGCCGACGATCTTGTCTTTGATCTCGCGTACATAGGTGAAATCCGGGACAAGAATATCGACGCCGTGCATCTCTTCGTCCGGGAAACTCATCCCGACATCGATCAGGATCGCTTCGTTATCCGTCTCCATGACCATCATGTTTCCGCCGATCTCGCCGAGACCGCCCAGCGGGGTGATACGGACCTTCGCCTTCACCTCCGCATCAATCTTCGTATACGGACTGACACGGACGCGCTGCGACGCCTCGTTCTGGCGCGCATTCTCCAGCAGGCTCTGCTCCGTCGGTGCCGGGGCGTTGCGGCGGCGGTTGCGGTTGCCGCCGGAACGTCCGCCGCCACTTTTCGCGCGACTTTCGCCACGGTTTTCCCCGCGGTTTTCCCCGCGGTTTTCACCCCGGTTGCCGCCACGGCCGCCGCGGCTGCGGTTCTGGCTCTGGCCTTCGCCCTCTTTTTTCGCTTCACCCTCTTTGGGTTTCTGACGGCTGCGGCTGCGGTTGCGGTTGGATGAACGGCGGCGGCGCGGTTCGCCTTCACGGTTCTGGGCCGGTTTGTTTTCTGTATTTTTCTTCGCTTCTGCGACAGGGGCTTGTGTTTCTTCTGACATCCTAACTCCTTGCAGTACGCCCCTCGGGCGTCACTGTTAATGTAATTGTGTATAGAGTTGGTGATAGTCTGCTGTCGAGATCTGGTGAGGGCGAACGGTAGAGGGGTAGCCGCGAGAGGATAGTGCGGCCTGGACCTCTTCTTTACCGTAGCGTGCGGAGAGATTTTTCAGCAACGTTTTGCGCGGCTGGGCAAATGCCGTTTTGAGCATCTGTTCAAACGCATCCGATGCCCGATTCGCCGTTTTTTTCATGAGCAGGACGGCAGAATCGACTTTGGGCGGCGGCGCGAACGCTTCGGGCGGGACATGGACGAGGATACTGACCTCTGCCACGCTCTGGGCTATCACACTGAGTGCACCAAAATTTTTCTCTCCAGGTGAGGCGGAGAACTTCTCCGCGACTTCACGCTGAACCATAACAAGCAGAAATTCGCACTTCGGATCGGCGAGGGCTTTGAGGATAATGTTCGTCGCGATGTAATATGGCAGGTTCGCCACCAACTCGTACGGAACATCAAGCAGCTCACTCTTCCAGTGCTCGAGGACGTCGCCGCAGTGCAGCGTCAATCGACCGGTAGTGATCTCATCCGTGAAAACTTCATTCAGGTGCTTGCATAGATCGGTATCGACCTCAAAAGCATCGACGCTTTTGACATCAACTAAAAACTTAGTTAAATCACCTAAGCCAGGCCCGATCTCCGCAACTCTTCTGTCGCTGTCGGGCATCGCTTCGATGATCTTGCGCAAAACGCTCTGATCTTTCAGAAAATTCTGACCAAACTGTTTTTTGGCCACAATCCGTGTGTTATTCATGGCACATTATACACCAATTTTCATTAACTTTGCATGCCCGAGGGGGCAAAGGCTACATCAGCCCCCTCAGCATAAGGTACCAGTACATCGGTTTGAGCATGTACACGTCAAAATACCACCACATCACGCGCGGTTTTTCCGGTGCCAGGAACGGGATCGTCGGTGCGAATCCCTCGTAGTTGAACTCGGCCATGATGATTTCGCCGTACTCGGTTTTCAGCGGGCAGACCGTATAGCCGTCGAACTTCTCTTTGGGCGTTTTGCCCTGCATGACCGCCAGGAGGTTGTCTTGCAGCACCGGACCGTGGTGCCGCGCCGATCCGCCGGTTTTCCCCATCGGGATACCGCAGACGTCCCCGATGCCGAAGACATTCGGGAAGCGGGGGTGCTGCAGCGTATATTTGTCCACTTCGAGCCACCCGTCGCCGCCGGCCAGCGGGGAGTTGACCACGGCATCCGGCGGGCTCAT
Encoded proteins:
- the pyrE gene encoding orotate phosphoribosyltransferase; translation: MDIKQIYLDADAMLEGHFKLSSGNHSQFYLQSAKVLEDPKTAMKLANALADQIKASGVKIDTVCSPAIGGLIAGFALAQALDARYIFTERVGGEMTLRRGFDVKEGETILVCEDIITTGGSAMEAAAAVEGLGAKVVAFAALANRGFCRREHSSIEAKPSCKLPGDLPFFALADFDFEMYAPEECPMCKAGSEAIKPGSRGN
- a CDS encoding ribonuclease J, which codes for MSEETQAPVAEAKKNTENKPAQNREGEPRRRRSSNRNRSRSRQKPKEGEAKKEGEGQSQNRSRGGRGGNRGENRGENRGENRGESRAKSGGGRSGGNRNRRRNAPAPTEQSLLENARQNEASQRVRVSPYTKIDAEVKAKVRITPLGGLGEIGGNMMVMETDNEAILIDVGMSFPDEEMHGVDILVPDFTYVREIKDKIVGVIITHAHEDHIGAVPYLYKEMQFPLYGTALPLAMIGNKFDEHHLKEFRRYFRPIEKRVVYQIGNDFQVEWMHMTHSIIDSSSIAVTTEAGTVIHTGDYKIDHTPVDGFPADLHRLAHYGSQGVLALLSDSTNSYNKEITPSELTVAPALDRVFSKTKGRIILSTFSSNIHRVFQAIQAGIKYGRKVCVIGRSMERNLEVAMQYEYIKLPKNIFVDADDVSRMNDKDVLIITTGSQGEPNSALFRTAIGEHRHIKIKPGDLIILSSRAIPGNEGSISQMLNHLERAGAKVARDRDLHVSGHGGAEEQKLMLRLVQPKFFLPIHGEYNHVMRHRETGIACGVPERNIHLMSDGECVEVTPKYMRKVKTVKSGKTYIDNQSNNLIEDDIVIDRQKMATEGMVMIVAQVSKADSHLISKPKVSSFGLVPDKQDKAFAQEMEDVLEHFLTNLKPGIIENPKAMENDLRQVVRKHIYRKMKKYPLITPTIFVM
- the rsmA gene encoding 16S rRNA (adenine(1518)-N(6)/adenine(1519)-N(6))-dimethyltransferase RsmA, translating into MNNTRIVAKKQFGQNFLKDQSVLRKIIEAMPDSDRRVAEIGPGLGDLTKFLVDVKSVDAFEVDTDLCKHLNEVFTDEITTGRLTLHCGDVLEHWKSELLDVPYELVANLPYYIATNIILKALADPKCEFLLVMVQREVAEKFSASPGEKNFGALSVIAQSVAEVSILVHVPPEAFAPPPKVDSAVLLMKKTANRASDAFEQMLKTAFAQPRKTLLKNLSARYGKEEVQAALSSRGYPSTVRPHQISTADYHQLYTQLH